In a genomic window of Roseiflexus castenholzii DSM 13941:
- a CDS encoding TRM11 family SAM-dependent methyltransferase, protein MSERMLQNLPLFEDDYFGSPDEMLHLNEAILVDIIQKCQSINSMLSLRHAITEIKRRICDPNDELRNNSDGTRTADFSKNYLISELDQISDSLTIDRAQYYVERLLKSILEVKTVSINDINLNRWKEYDDIYTDSLWLIDRRDSSGVHTAGYWGNFVPQIPYQMMRRYTKKGDWVLDTFAGSGTTLIEGQRLGRNTIGVELQPQMVEHARRLISSEPNRYNVVIDVINDDSMNIDYGAVLQKYGAKSVQLVIMHPPYFDIIKFSHDPRDLSNAPSVERFLEMMGTLVDRINPILDKERYLVLVIGDKYVKGEWIPLGFQTMSEVMKRGFSLKSIIIKNFEDTSAKRNQKELWRYRALAGGFYIFKHEYIFLFKKR, encoded by the coding sequence ATGAGTGAGCGCATGCTCCAAAATCTTCCCCTGTTCGAAGATGACTATTTCGGATCACCAGATGAGATGCTCCACCTGAACGAAGCGATTCTGGTAGATATTATCCAAAAATGTCAATCTATCAACTCAATGCTCAGTTTACGCCATGCTATTACAGAAATTAAGCGTCGCATCTGTGATCCTAACGACGAGTTACGAAATAATAGCGATGGCACACGAACTGCTGATTTCAGCAAAAACTACCTAATTTCCGAACTTGACCAAATATCTGACTCTCTAACAATTGATCGAGCACAATACTATGTTGAACGTTTACTTAAGAGCATTCTCGAGGTAAAAACGGTTTCCATTAACGACATAAACCTCAATCGGTGGAAAGAGTACGATGATATATATACTGATAGTTTGTGGCTTATTGATCGGCGTGATAGTTCTGGAGTTCACACAGCAGGTTATTGGGGTAACTTCGTCCCCCAAATCCCCTATCAGATGATGCGTCGCTATACTAAGAAGGGTGATTGGGTCTTAGACACCTTCGCAGGATCAGGAACGACGCTCATTGAAGGACAGCGATTAGGAAGGAACACCATCGGTGTCGAATTACAACCTCAAATGGTTGAACATGCGCGTCGTCTTATTTCATCTGAACCCAATAGATACAATGTTGTTATTGATGTTATCAATGATGATAGTATGAATATCGATTACGGTGCGGTATTACAAAAATACGGAGCGAAGTCCGTACAACTGGTTATTATGCACCCACCTTATTTCGATATCATTAAATTTAGTCATGACCCACGCGATCTTTCGAATGCGCCATCAGTTGAAAGGTTCTTGGAGATGATGGGAACACTTGTTGACAGGATCAATCCAATACTCGACAAGGAACGATATCTCGTGCTAGTCATAGGTGATAAATACGTAAAGGGTGAATGGATACCTCTTGGCTTCCAAACCATGAGTGAAGTCATGAAGCGCGGTTTTTCGCTCAAAAGTATCATTATCAAGAACTTCGAGGATACATCCGCAAAACGCAATCAAAAAGAGTTATGGCGCTATCGCGCACTTGCTGGAGGTTTCTATATATTTAAACACGAATATATCTTCCTCTTCAAAAAACGGTGA
- a CDS encoding rhodanese-like domain-containing protein, with product MKRLFFLTLTTALFVLASCAGAPAASMPVAPNIVQSSTIDVANLPLNVDVATVRAIMERDDVVLLDVREPEEYAAGHIPGVRLMPMGTVPVRLNEIPTDKTVIVTCRSGNRSGQITDFLRRNGFTNVHNMQGGILAWQRAGYPVEK from the coding sequence ATGAAACGTCTCTTCTTCCTCACGTTGACGACCGCGCTTTTTGTGCTGGCTTCCTGCGCAGGCGCGCCTGCGGCCTCGATGCCGGTAGCGCCGAATATCGTCCAATCGAGCACCATCGATGTTGCAAACCTGCCGCTCAACGTCGATGTCGCCACGGTGCGCGCGATCATGGAGCGCGACGACGTGGTGCTGCTCGATGTCCGCGAGCCGGAAGAATACGCTGCCGGGCACATTCCCGGCGTGCGACTCATGCCGATGGGGACGGTTCCTGTACGCCTGAATGAAATTCCGACCGACAAAACCGTGATCGTGACGTGTCGCAGTGGCAACCGGAGCGGGCAAATCACTGATTTCCTGCGGCGTAACGGCTTCACCAACGTCCACAACATGCAGGGTGGCATTCTCGCGTGGCAACGCGCCGGGTATCCCGTCGAAAAGTGA